GCGCGGCGGACGCGCAACGAGCGAGCGGCAAGATCGTGTGGCTGGAGTGGGACGACAGCAACGTGGCGTGCGGTTCGGCGACGCGTTTCGACAACGCCCGCGACGCGGGGGCCGTCGGCGTCGTCCTCACCAGCCAGTCCGACAGCTTCGAGAACGGCATCGCCGGCAACGCGGACATTCCCGGTGCGCAGCTCACCGGCGGAGAGTCGCAGAGTCTGCGCTCCGCGATGACGTCCGGCACACTCGTGATCGAACTGCGCAGCGACCTGCGGCACGTCATCGATCACACCGACCCGTCACGCATCGATACGATCGCCTCGTTCACCTCCCGTGGAACGCACGGCTCGATCGACAACGTGCTCAAGCCCGATGTGGCCGCCCCCGGCGTGACGATCACGTCGGCCGGGAACGGCAGCGGCGCAGGGCGCGAGGTCATGAGCGGTACTTCGATGGCCACCCCGCATGTTGCGGGCATCGCCGCGCTCGTGAAGGAAGCGCATCCGGATTGGGCGCCCGAGCGGGTGAGGCAGCAGATCATGAACACCGCGGCTCACGACGTGCTCACCGTCGGCAGCAACCCGATCGCATACGGCCCGGCGCGCGTCGGCACGGGACGGATCGACGCGCTCGCCGCTGTCCGCGGGACGATCAGCCTGCTGTCGGAAGAGAACGGGGATCTGCTGAGCGCGTCCTTCGGCGTCGTCAACGTCGGCACCCAGCCGGTCGTCCAGACCCGGACCATTCGGGTCGGCAACGATGGACCGACCGCCCAGACCGTCGCGTTGCGCTACGCGCCGCGCACGGAGACACCGGGCGTCAGCTACGACGTCTCGCCGGCCTCCGTGACCGTTCCGGCGAAGGGGTCCGTGGCGGTGACGCTGACCTTGCGCATCGACGATCCGACCGCACTTCGGCACACGATCGATCCGACCATGTCGAAGATCGTCGACACGGCGCCGCGGCAGTTCGTGACCGACGCTTCCGGTGTTCTCGAAGCGATCGGGCCGGTCGGCACCTTCCCGGTGCGCCTGTCCGTGTACGCCGCACCGCGTCCGTACTCCGAGACGCATGTCGACGGTGTCGCATTCCAGGGCGCCACCGGCTCGCTCGCCATGTCGGGCCGCGGGCTCGACCAGGGTGCCGGCAGCGAGCGCTACCGGTCGATGATGGTTCCGCTCATCCTCGGCGCGACCTCCCCTGCACTGTCGTTCCCGGCCGGATCGGCGCAGCACACGCTGAAGAGCGCCGACATCCTCGCCGTCGGAGCGTCGTCGACGGCGCCGCTGCTGAGCGACCCCACGCAGGGCGTGCTGACGTTCGGCGTGCAGATGGCCGGCGAATGGGCGCGGATGTCGCCGCTGACGTGGCCGATGGTGCAGTTGGATGTCAACGGCGACAGCCGCCCCGACTTCATCGTGCAGCTGCAGCCCGGGCAGGACGCCGACGGGGACATCCCGGTCGCGATGACGATCGACGCGGTGACCGGAGACGTCATCGAACAGCGTCCCGTGAATGGCCTCTTCGGCGACCAGGGCACCAACGTCTTCGACAACACGGTGGTGACCCTGTCGACCTCCCTGTCGGCGCTGGGCTACACCGCGAAGACCACCGCGACGACGGTGCGCTACATCGTGCAGACCCGTTCGTTCTACAACCCGGCCTTCGACGGCGGCATCCGCAGTGCGCTCGTTGATCAGACGGCGCCGGCGACCATCGACGCCTACCGGCCCGCACTGCAGTTCGGCACGACCGGAACGCCGATCTTCGCCGACCAGCCCGGTTCGCTGACGGTGACCCGTCGTGGCGACGCCTTGCTGCAGATGCTCGTGCTGCACCTGCACGGCGACGATGCGGCGCGCGCGGAGATCGTGACGCCCACCGCGACGGATGCCGGTGGGTCGACCCCGACCCCCGTAACGCCCGCGCCGGGAGGCTCCACCCCCGGCGATCCGACGGGATCGGGCGGCTCGGTGAGCAGCGCGCCGCGGGGTGGGTCGCTGGCCACATCCGGACAGGATGGGACCGGCGTGCTCCTCCTGGTGGCGTGCGCCGGCATGCTCGTCGCGGGCGGCTCGGTGCTCGTGTGGCGTCGTCGCCGTCGGTCCTGACCGCCGTCGTCGCAGGCGCCCCGCATCCCGAAGGGTGCGGGGCGCCTGCGGGCGCGGCAGACTGGGCAGGGATGTCCTCGCATACCCTCCTGATCTCCGACCCCCGCGCGGTCCGAGCCATGGCGAACCCCTTGCGCCAGGTGGCTGTCGACGAGCTGTATCGCCGCCAGGGGCCGGCCACGGCCACCGAGCTGGCGGAGCTGGTCGGGTTGTCGCCGAGTGCGATGAGCTACCACCTGCGCGCGGTCGAGGCGACGGGGCTCATCCGCCGCGGGGAGTCCACCGACGGCCGGGAACGGCCGTGGCTTCCCGCCGCCCCGGACTACTCGCTCGTCGCGAGCGCCGACGCCGACGCCGTGCACCGCACCATCTTGATCGACTCGCGACTGACCCCGATGCGTCAGCGCATGGAAGAGGTCTTGGCGGCGCGGTCGGTACGACCTCCGGATGCCGATATCGCCTACATGGTGCTGGCCACGGGCCAGATGCTCCTCGCTCCCGATGAGGTGGCGCGTCTGCAGGAGCGTGTGCAGGAGATCTTCGACGAGTACGAGGCATTGAGCGCCGACCGTCGTGAAACCGGGGATCTGCGCCGCTCGCGCTACATGTGGTCGGTACTTCCGGAACGCGTCCAACCGGAAGACTAGACCGTTGCTGCTTCCGAGACGCCCCCGCGGAAGTGGGCGATCTTGTCGTCCATGACCGCGATCGCGCGAGACAGCACGCGCCGGCGCTCTTCGAGGGCGGCACGCCGCTCCCGGAGGAAGTCCACGGGGTTCACCGCCCCGCGCGACCCGTGCAGCAGATCGGCGAACGTGCGCAGGTCGTCGATGCCGAGTCCGGCATCCTTCATACACGTGACCACGCCGATCCAGGCGAGATCGCTGTCGCTGAACACTCGATGATTGCGGTGATCGCGCTCGAGCGGGCCGATGATCCCCTCGTCCTCGTAGTAGCGGAGGGTGTCGGCCGAAAGGCCGCTCGCCGCGACGGCCTCGCCCATCGTGAGCATCGTGGTCATTGCGCCTCCCTTCCGTCGAGCACGGCGCGCGCCTCGGCATCCAACGGCAGGGCGAGCGCGTCCATCGCCTCATCCAACTGTGCGATGTCGGAGACCCCCACGATGGGCGTGACCGCCGGCGTGCCGCCGATCAGCCACGCGAGCACCACCTGGTTGCGCGTGGCGTCGAGGCGCTGCGCGACGCGGTCCAGCGCGGCCAGGCGCCGCTCGGTGTCGGGATGCCGGTACGCGTGCGGTAGCCGCTCCGGTCGTGCGTACGCTCCCGAGAGCAGCGTCGTGTAGGCCCACATGCCGAGCCCCTCGGCGGCGGCGTAGTCGAGGGATTCGGCGGTGGCGGCCATGTGGCCCGACGGCAGCGGCACGAAGGGGATCGGCTGGAGGTAGCTGTGCCGCAGTTGGAGGGCATCGTAGGAGGCCAGTCCGCGCGTGCGAGCGAGGGAGCGCGCACGCTCGACGCGCCAGGTCGCGTGGTTCGACGCACCCAGTCGGCGGACGCGCCCCTCGGCGACGAGCGATCCGAACGCCTCGACTTGCTCCTCGAGGGGAGCCGCGCGGTCCTCGATGTGCGCCCAGAGCAGATCGATGACGTCCACACCGAGACGGGCCATCGACGATGCGACCGCCTCCTCGACGGCGCGCGGGCCCAGACCCTCCATCGGCGCGTCCCACGTGCCGGGCACCGTCGGGTTCGCGCCGACCTTGGTCGAGATCGAGATGTGCTCGCGGATGCCGGGGTTCCGGCGCAGCCATCGTCCGATCACGGTCTCGCTCGCGCCGCCGTGCCCCGTGGGTGACTCCCAGAAGGCGTAGTTGTCGGAGGTGTCGAGCCAGCGGCCGCCCCGCGCCACGTAGTGGTCGAGCAGCGCGAACGCGGTGGTCTCATCCTGTCGCGTGCCGAACCAGATCGTGCCGAGAGCCAGTTCGCTGCGGTGAGTGGTGTCCATGGCTCCACAGCACACCACCTGGAGCGCGCTCCATGTCAAACGCAGAACGGGAGCTCAGCCACGCGACCCAGCCGTGTACCTTAGGTAAGGCAATCCTTATTCAAGACCGGGCCCCGGTCGTCGTCCCACAGGAGCTTCCGTGCGCCCTGCCCCGTCTGCGCGTTCCGCCGCGATCGTCCTGCTCGCGGTCGTTGCGGCCGTCTCTCCCGCCGTCCCCGCCGCCGCGACGGGAGAGGCCGATCCCGCCGACTGCACGGTGACGTCCGCATCGCTGACGTGGGGGTTCAAGGAGTCGTTCCGCTCCTACATCTCGGGCTCGATCGCCCGCGGTGGGTGGGAGACGGTCGATGGTGCGACATACACCACGCCCGCCTTCCACTGGTCCGCCGGCACCGGCACCGTCGCCCCGGACGGCACCGTCGGCGCGGTCTCCTTCCCCGGCGGCATCCGCTTCACGGGGCACGACGGTCTGCTCGACACGACCGTCGCCCACCCCACGCTCGAGCTGTCGGCGGGTGGGGCTCGGCTGCTCCTCGACGTCGCGGGCGTCTCGATGGAGAACGCAATGGCCGGCGACGGCACCGTCGACACGGTCACTCAGACGCCGTTCGTCACGGTCGACGCGGCCGCGATCGAATACATGCGTGCCGGTGACGTCGTCACGGTCTCCGCGACGGATGCCGCGACCGCCGTGACCGAGGAGGGCTTCGCCGCCTTCGGCAGCTACCCGGCCGGAACGGCGTTCGACCCGCTCACGTTCTCGGTCACGGCGCAGTGCCCGGCATCCACCCCGACCGCCGAGGTGGCGCCCGGCGCCCCTGCGGAATCTGGGACGGACGACGCCGCACTCGCCGCGAGCCGTGAGCCCTCGGCGCCGGTCGGGGCGATCGCCGGAGCGGCCGCCGTTGTCGTCGCGGCCGCAGCGGCCGCGCTGCTCTTCGTCCGTCGGCGTCACAACCGCGCCGGCGCGGAAGGGGAGGGCTCGTGATCCTCCGCCGCGTTGCGGCGACGGCGCTGAGTCTCGTCGTCGTGCTCCTGGCCGGCTGCTCCGCCGCGGCGGCGCCCGCCGAGCCCACGGCATCCACTCCGCGTGTCGCGTTGTCGGATGTCCGCCCGCTCGCCGACCCCAAGGCGTACGTCGGCCCCTCGACCGCGACGCTCGACGACGCCGCGATCGAGCCCGTCCTCGCCTCGCCGTCGTCGCAGCTGCCGGTCACCGTGACCTCCCACGACCTGTCGGGCGATGTGGAGGTCACCGTCACCGACGCCTCCCGGGTCATCGCCATGGACCTCTCCGGTTCCCTCGCGGCGACCGTCGCGGGGCTCGGCTTCGCGGATCGACTGGTCGGCCGCGACATCTCGACCACCTTCGCGGGCGTGAGCGACCTGCCCGTGATCACCTCCAGCGGCCACTCCGTCAACGCGGAGGCGATCATCGGGCTCGCGCCGACGCTCGTCATCACGGACGGGAGCATCGGTCCGGCCGACGTGGTCCAGCAGCTGCGCGACGTCGGCATCACGGTGGTGTTCGTCGAGCGCTCGTCCTCGTTCGCGGGCGCCGTCGCGCAGGCGCGCGCCGTCGCCGCGATCTTCGGTGCCGCCGACGCCGGAGAGCTGCTGGCCGACCGCATCGAGCGCGAGCTGCAGACCGTCACCGCGCAGATCTCCCGGATCGCGCCCGCCGCCGAGTCCGAGCGGCTGCGCATGGTCTTCCTGTATCTGCGCGGGACATCGGGCATCTACTACCTGTTCGGCAACGAGTCCGGCGCCGACGACCTCATCGGCGCCCTCGGCGGGATCGACGTCGCCGGTCAGCTGGGCTGGCGCGGCATGCAGCCGATGACCGACGAGGCCATGGTCGCCGCCGACCCCGACCTGATCCTCGTCATGACCGCCGGCATCGCCTCGGTCGG
The sequence above is a segment of the Microbacterium sp. PM5 genome. Coding sequences within it:
- a CDS encoding S8 family serine peptidase, translated to MPRTPLRARAAAAALIASCLVAAGAAPAFADTGSLDEIPVAPASAGGRTAVLPDSIASAAGPVDVFIQTDGEGALAASTDQRRQGASSATASSVAEDVAAKNEEKTKDVAADVTAVDSDARILYTSTYSVPGVAVTADAATLAQIAERPDVVKISRIVPQSIEVPAVDGATPSNGASDALTRAVDTWQQTGHTGTGVTVAVIDTGVDYTHADFGGPGTSAAYAAALASTDAPQPGSYDPSVYLGGWDFAGPTYNGAIGQPGYDPIPVPDANPIDGPGGNHGTHVAGTVLGRGVSNDLTTFRGDYRSLSSESVQKDFSISPGAAPQAGLIALKVFGDGGGSTSLTGAALEWIAQKVASGTEIDVVNLSLGTNYGAIDDPDNAKLDQIVKAGVLPVVAAGNSGDVTDVAGSPGTTESALTVAASASGHGLADAALATIGDPAQNAAEQIRVQYGQSYVWDFDVTASVIGLTDTGNLDGCRPFSAADAQRASGKIVWLEWDDSNVACGSATRFDNARDAGAVGVVLTSQSDSFENGIAGNADIPGAQLTGGESQSLRSAMTSGTLVIELRSDLRHVIDHTDPSRIDTIASFTSRGTHGSIDNVLKPDVAAPGVTITSAGNGSGAGREVMSGTSMATPHVAGIAALVKEAHPDWAPERVRQQIMNTAAHDVLTVGSNPIAYGPARVGTGRIDALAAVRGTISLLSEENGDLLSASFGVVNVGTQPVVQTRTIRVGNDGPTAQTVALRYAPRTETPGVSYDVSPASVTVPAKGSVAVTLTLRIDDPTALRHTIDPTMSKIVDTAPRQFVTDASGVLEAIGPVGTFPVRLSVYAAPRPYSETHVDGVAFQGATGSLAMSGRGLDQGAGSERYRSMMVPLILGATSPALSFPAGSAQHTLKSADILAVGASSTAPLLSDPTQGVLTFGVQMAGEWARMSPLTWPMVQLDVNGDSRPDFIVQLQPGQDADGDIPVAMTIDAVTGDVIEQRPVNGLFGDQGTNVFDNTVVTLSTSLSALGYTAKTTATTVRYIVQTRSFYNPAFDGGIRSALVDQTAPATIDAYRPALQFGTTGTPIFADQPGSLTVTRRGDALLQMLVLHLHGDDAARAEIVTPTATDAGGSTPTPVTPAPGGSTPGDPTGSGGSVSSAPRGGSLATSGQDGTGVLLLVACAGMLVAGGSVLVWRRRRRS
- a CDS encoding winged helix-turn-helix domain-containing protein; this translates as MSSHTLLISDPRAVRAMANPLRQVAVDELYRRQGPATATELAELVGLSPSAMSYHLRAVEATGLIRRGESTDGRERPWLPAAPDYSLVASADADAVHRTILIDSRLTPMRQRMEEVLAARSVRPPDADIAYMVLATGQMLLAPDEVARLQERVQEIFDEYEALSADRRETGDLRRSRYMWSVLPERVQPED
- a CDS encoding MerR family transcriptional regulator, encoding MTTMLTMGEAVAASGLSADTLRYYEDEGIIGPLERDHRNHRVFSDSDLAWIGVVTCMKDAGLGIDDLRTFADLLHGSRGAVNPVDFLRERRAALEERRRVLSRAIAVMDDKIAHFRGGVSEAATV
- a CDS encoding aldo/keto reductase, with translation MDTTHRSELALGTIWFGTRQDETTAFALLDHYVARGGRWLDTSDNYAFWESPTGHGGASETVIGRWLRRNPGIREHISISTKVGANPTVPGTWDAPMEGLGPRAVEEAVASSMARLGVDVIDLLWAHIEDRAAPLEEQVEAFGSLVAEGRVRRLGASNHATWRVERARSLARTRGLASYDALQLRHSYLQPIPFVPLPSGHMAATAESLDYAAAEGLGMWAYTTLLSGAYARPERLPHAYRHPDTERRLAALDRVAQRLDATRNQVVLAWLIGGTPAVTPIVGVSDIAQLDEAMDALALPLDAEARAVLDGREAQ
- a CDS encoding HtaA domain-containing protein, with translation MRPAPSARSAAIVLLAVVAAVSPAVPAAATGEADPADCTVTSASLTWGFKESFRSYISGSIARGGWETVDGATYTTPAFHWSAGTGTVAPDGTVGAVSFPGGIRFTGHDGLLDTTVAHPTLELSAGGARLLLDVAGVSMENAMAGDGTVDTVTQTPFVTVDAAAIEYMRAGDVVTVSATDAATAVTEEGFAAFGSYPAGTAFDPLTFSVTAQCPASTPTAEVAPGAPAESGTDDAALAASREPSAPVGAIAGAAAVVVAAAAAALLFVRRRHNRAGAEGEGS
- a CDS encoding ABC transporter substrate-binding protein translates to MILRRVAATALSLVVVLLAGCSAAAAPAEPTASTPRVALSDVRPLADPKAYVGPSTATLDDAAIEPVLASPSSQLPVTVTSHDLSGDVEVTVTDASRVIAMDLSGSLAATVAGLGFADRLVGRDISTTFAGVSDLPVITSSGHSVNAEAIIGLAPTLVITDGSIGPADVVQQLRDVGITVVFVERSSSFAGAVAQARAVAAIFGAADAGELLADRIERELQTVTAQISRIAPAAESERLRMVFLYLRGTSGIYYLFGNESGADDLIGALGGIDVAGQLGWRGMQPMTDEAMVAADPDLILVMTAGIASVGGIDGLLAEKPAIALTAAGQHRRFVDMADGQILSFGPRSAEVLDALARAVYAPDDPSDAASRAVPGEPGP